From Hydractinia symbiolongicarpus strain clone_291-10 chromosome 12, HSymV2.1, whole genome shotgun sequence, one genomic window encodes:
- the LOC130621994 gene encoding uncharacterized protein LOC130621994, giving the protein MDGEAINASTDKMMKSMGLTALGDILAVRAYTKHGKAKLSDCEKDKVKAELAAAIRNGHAMEKPNKLSFTVNVGSQNFNERLKKYSYVKCTGGSRKLSLPGDITMSGIKEQLHKTFFPKDNNPVLGSLSLFETYLGSFSGDKLSDDLTLESYVEEHNLKHIRIYLKIKKKSILSSLFTKLKSNIFEDDQDDDVLFESPFNTHKVANINLVGDEDNNRPILLGSSVERKRLRDEIDEAYNTSLEADKKKSDGKNENKQLQSFLNETKEIEDTVAVKERRLIDIMNIRKNRVMPEPDLSEAHVTISIRHPVIGNKARLFHDTAKFTQVYDWVGGLSLQPEHFTLINFDRHKVSPDEKVFSGIFNVNEEETPTPMTPGGTVGFRGYATITVSDDDDVVPPPVAEQKNYVNDNLVENRNLQSEMLLEYKSGESKKKFDSLQDFCANELSKLNNSTLYFDISRDNVYQELIDIYKKRGTISHKATFRFSGEEAYGDGVTKDCYAEFYKKLFEKMDGVMEKVPLDDCVDEEELEIIGSIVNHAFIQYAIFPLQLCKSTVKKLLFDRVDKQQLLCSFLNFVKPYETETILRFSKEEETSDQPIVDVLYSYNVFDKPKTNNVLALCLKAANTALINRPYLPMKYIVKGMGSFWQKLSESMIDSLYSTCTPTAESLIEQIFFNETCPQGRIISTYLNRYIRSCTKSELLLLVGFITGSSSLLPTSSIKVEFVDQNPKCLYPLAKTCFKILILPRQFQSFTQFQTSLNVHFNSNDHWSVYDGLSILD; this is encoded by the coding sequence ATGGATGGTGAAGCTATCAATGCATCCACTGACAAAATGATGAAATCAATGGGTTTGACAGCATTAGGAGATATCCTTGCCGTCAGAGCTTATACAAAACATGGTAAAGCCAAATTATCTGACTGTGAAAAAGATAAAGTTAAGGCTGAATTAGCTGCTGCCATTAGAAATGGTCATGCAATGGAGAAACCAAATAAACTTTCATTTACTGTAAATGTTGGTTCGCAGAACTTTAATgagagattaaaaaaatattcttatgtGAAATGTACTGGTGGATCTAGAAAACTTTCCTTACCTGGGGACATTACTATGAGTGGTATAAAAGAACAATTGCATAAAACCTTTTTTCCAAAGGATAACAATCCAGTTTTGGGTTCATTGTCACTGTTTGAAACATATCTTGGTAGTTTCTCTGGTGACAAGCTAAGTGATGATTTGACATTAGAGAGTTATGTTGAAGAACATAATCTGAAACATATTCGCATTTatctcaaaataaaaaagaaatccaTTTTGTCCAGTTTGTTCACAAAGTTAAAGAGCAATATCTTTGAGGATGACCAAGACGACGATGTTTTATTTGAAAGTCCTTTCAATACTCATAAAGTTGCTAATATTAATTTAGTTGGTGATGAAGATAATAACCGTCCTATTCTGTTAGGTTCATCCGTAGAACGCAAAAGATTGAGAGATGAAATTGATGAAGCTTATAATACGTCACTAGAGGCCgataaaaagaaaagtgatggtaaaaacgaaaataaacaactacaatcatttttaaatgaaactaaagaaatagaggATACTGTAGCTGTAAAAGAACGTCGATTAATTGATATTATGAACATAAGAAAGAATCGAGTCATGCCAGAACCTGATCTTAGTGAGGCACATGTCACAATATCCATACGCCATCCTGTTATAGGAAATAAAGCACGTCTATTTCATGATACTGCTAAATTTACTCAGGTGTATGATTGGGTTGGAGGACTATCTTTACAGCCAGAACATTTTACCTTAATCAATTTTGATCGACACAAAGTTTCTCCAGATGAAAAAGTATTCTCTGGCATATTTAATGTTAATGAAGAGGAAACACCAACACCTATGACACCAGGTGGAACAGTTGGGTTTCGTGGTTATGCTACAATCACTGTATCAGATGATGACGATGTTGTTCCACCACCTGTTGCTGAACAAAAGAATTATGTGAATGATAATCTTGTTGAAAATAGGAATCTTCAGTCAGAAATGTTGTTGGAATACAAATCTGgtgaatctaaaaaaaaatttgatagcCTGCAAGACTTTTGTGCAAATGAACTATCAAAGCTAAATAACTCTACTTTGTATTTTGATATTTCCAGAGATAATGTGTACCAAGAGTTAATTGATATTTACAAAAAGCGTGGAACTATTTCACATAAAGCTACATTTAGATTTAGTGGCGAGGAAGCTTATGGAGATGGTGTTACAAAGGATTGTTATGCtgagttttataaaaaactttttgagaAAATGGACGGTGTTATGGAAAAAGTACCACTTGATGACTGTGTTGATGAAGAGGAGTTGGAAATAATTGGAAGTATTGTAAACCATGCTTTCATTCAGTATGCTATTTTCCCTTTGCAACTGTGTAAAAGCACTGTGAAGAAACTTTTGTTTGATCGTGTTGATAAACAACAATTACTATGTTCCTTTCTCAATTTTGTCAAACCATATGAGACAGAAACAATATTGCGATTTTCCAAAGAAGAAGAGACAAGTGATCAACCTATAGTCGACGTCCTTTACAGTTATAACGTTTTCGATAAGCCAAAAACAAATAACGTATTGGCATTATGTTTGAAAGCTGCGAACACTGCTTTGATAAACAGACCATATCTACCAATGAAATATATTGTTAAAGGTATGGGGTCATTTTGGCAGAAATTGAGTGAAAGTATGATTGATTCACTTTATTCAACTTGTACTCCAACTGCAGAATcactaattgaacagattttttttaatgaaacatgcCCACAGGGCCGAATAATCAGCACATATCTTAATCGCTATATTAGAAGTTGTACAAAATCAGAGTTGCTTTTATTGGTTGGATTTATAACAGGATCGTCAAGTTTGTTACCTACGTCTTCAATAAAAGTTGAATTTGTTGATCAGAATCCAAAATGCTTGTATCCTCTAGCGAAAACatgcttcaaaattttaatCCTACCACGTCAATTTCAATCATTTACGCAATTTCAAACCAGTTTGAATGTCCATTTCAACAGCAATGACCATTGGTCTGTGTATGATGGTTTAAGTATTCTTGATTGA